The window TGCTGGATGGGCTGCTGGGCCGCCGCCAGGCAGGCATGGAGGAGCGGCTGCGCAGCGACGTGACCGGGCACCTCCAGGTGAGAGGAGCAGGGTGGTACAGGTGTGGGGATGTGATGGGATGGGTTCTGATGTCCTCACATCGTCCTTGCCCCGCAGGGTGAGCTGGACGCCCTGCGGACTCAGCTGCAGGCCGACATGGACAAACGGCTGGGGAAGATGGCGCAGGCCTCGCAGGTGAGGGGTGTGCACCCCATGGGGGTCCTTGGGGCTGGTGGGCAGCTCTTATGTGGATTCTTGTGCCTTTTTGCTGGCAGGAGATGGAGGCccggctgcaggagctgagcagggaATGGCAGAGGTAATGGTGCTCGGTGGGGGGAGaaagcccactgcagggctggagcttAGGGTGGGGTAGGCCTCGGCCTGGCGTTTTGGGGCACGTGGTGGTGCTTGGTGGCGTTTCTCTCATTGTGGTGGTGGCACAGGTcggtgcaggaggagctgcagggcagctggcagcGGGCGACgggtgagctgcagcaggaggtgtcAGCACTgaggagggagctggcagggctgcgCTCAGACCAGGAGGCCATGGGCAAGCACctggaggctgtgctggagcagatcAAGGCAACACGAGCAGATGTAAGTCCAGGACGTCCCCAGTTGTAGGGGCCCTCACCCCCACCTGGGGCCCCGTTTGAGGCGGAGGTGTGGGTCCCTGCCCTACAGCTGAGCCCCGTGCCACACTTGCAGGTGGAAGCGCAGATGCCAGCATGGATCAGCCGTTTCCTGGCACAGCCCCGGCAGGACACCGGCACGGCTGGACTGCTCCTCCAGCGGGAGGACTTACAGGCGGAGCTGCGTGCCCTGGAGCTCCGGATCCTTGCCCAAATGCGGGAGGAGCGTGGGCTGGCAGCACGGGACAGCATTGGTGTGGCCCTGCGGCAGGGGGGAGCTGGAGGGGTGACAGAAGAGGTGAGTGGTGGCCGAGccctggggacatggggggggatTCCATGGAGCTTGCAAACAACCAGGGCCACCTTGTTTGCCCTGTCCCCAGCAGCGCTGCTGAGTCATTTGGGGCAGAATGTTACAGCAGGGATGACAGCGGAGGAAAAAATGAGCCTGTTTGCTTTGGAAATATTTGTTGGCAGCTCCCTGCGGAGGGAGGGAGGCGATCCCCTCACCCTGTACGGGCTCTGTGCACGTGGTGACACTGGGACACTGAGCCTTTAGGATCAGCTCTGGGGGCACCGTGTGGCCTCGGGCCTGGTCCATGTCCCCCTCCTCATCCATCAGCAGTGGGAAGGGTGAGCCGAGCCAGCCCAGGCACTGCCCCTTCCTTGCACAGCACTTCTTGTCCCGGGTATTTTTAGCAGCCTCTAATGAGGCTTTGCAGCCGAGCGCACGCCTGCTCCTTTTTGCCGCAGTGATTCATCACTGCCTGTCCCGTGAGAAGGGCCCTGACCCCGTGGGCTGGAGGCGGGGACAGGACCCCATGGCTGTGATCGGGCCCCTCTTGACCCCCACAGCAAGTGCACCTCATCGTGGACCAAGCATTGAAACGCTACAGTGAGGACCGGGTAGGGATGGTCGACTACGCCCTGGAGTCAGCAGGTAGGTGGCAGGggggtgagctgggggtgaAAGCCAGGGAGTGCTGGCACTCTGCTTTACCCTTGTGCTCCTCTCCCTGTGCCAGGGGCCAGCGTCATCAACACCCGCTGCTCTGAAACCTATGAGACAaagacagcactgctgagcctgTTCGGGATCCCTCTGTGGTACCACTCGCAGTCTCCACGTGTCATCCTGCAGGTGGGCACTGAGAGTGGGTTGAGTTCCCCGGGCTGATGCAGAGCTCACGCTGGGCGCAGTGGTTGGGCTGGCATTAATAGGAGGAAAAACGGTGCTGATGGTGATAATGTTGCTGCTGCTACCTAAGAGCTGGCATTCCTTTTCTGTGCGCGTAGCCAGACGTCAACCCCGGGAACTGCTGGGCCTTCCGTGGCTCCCAGGGCTTTGCTGTCATCCGCCTGTCCAGCCTCATCCGCCCCACAGCTGTGACACTGGAACACGTCCCCAAAGCACTGTCACCCCAGGGAACTATCCCCAGTGCCCCGAAGGACTTCACCGTCTACGTGAGTAGGGTTGTAGTGGGAGGCTGGAGGGTGGGATGCGCCTTCATGGCCCCCATTCCCCATCCTGATCATCCCCgtctcttcttttctgttcccCGTAGGGCCTGAAAGAGGAGCGAGAGGAGGAGGGCCTTCTCCTGGGGCGCTTCACCTACAACCAGGATGGTGACCCCATCCAAACATTCTACATCAAGGTGAGGCACGGTGGTGGTTTTGGAGTGCTCGCCATGGGAAGGAAGTCGGGTGATGGTGTTGGATGCGGGGAGGTCGTGGGGTCCCTCTGTCCTCAGAGCCTTCAGCCTGTGAAGTGGGGCGGGGGCTGATGTCCACCTTGAGCCTTTCATTGGGAGGCCATCTTGCCTGCCCATTCCCAcatatcttctccatggagATCTCCAACACCCACCTGGGCATGACCCCGAGCGCTCTGCCAGACCCAGAGATCCCCTCCGACCCAACCATCCCGTGGTTCTGTGACACATCTCTCCTGTCTCCAAGGGTGACGACGTGGGCGCCTTCCAGCTGGTGGAGCTGCGCGTGCTGAGCAACTGGGGCCACCCCGAGTACACCTGCATCTACCGCTTCCGCGTGCACGGGGAGCCGGCGCTCTGACCCCCCCACAGCCAGATGGGCTATCCTGGGATGTGGGAGGCTGCACTGCCCTTCGCCTGCGCTGCTGCTTGCGGAGGAGAGGACTTTTTGCCTGCAGGGGGGTGAGGCGAGGCCATCCCGCGCGGGTGGCTCTCGGTGCGTTTCGGACACTTCTGCCTTCTGAAGCTCATTTCTTCTCTTGGGGCTGCGCCGTCCCCTTTCCGGTGGCACATATAACCTTCCCACAGCTGGGATGGAGGGAACTCCGTGATGCACTGGGGCAGCGTGGTGCTCCCCTCCGTGTTTCTCAAGATCTTAAGGACCTCAAACCCTTCGATGCTGGGCAGGCAGAGGGGACGTAAGGCAGTATTAAATCGAGTATTGTAAAAGTAAAGgtttgggggcagcaggaggggagaaACGTGGCAGGTGGGGGCTGCAAAGCCACTCCTGGGCTGGGGTCCGTGCACTTGGCCCAGCAGCTGTGTTAGGTCCCAGTGATGCTCGGGTTCCCCATGCCTGGGGCCGCCCGTCCTGCTCGCTAAGCTTGAGGATGCTACCTTCAAACCTCGCCTGCTTCCCTGTTTGGGTTTGCtctgttggttggttggttttattttttttaaggggtGGGACTGTTTTCCAATTGGGGGGTCGGgggatttaattttttttttgtattaacaACGGAAATACTTTTTCCATGCAATTTCTACTTCCGTGGAGGTGGGGCTGTGACGTGATACCACTGGAGCGAGCGGCTTCGCCTGGCGGTGGGGCTTAGAGCTTCGCTTGGCACAAGGATGCGCACACTGTAGGATAAGCTGCCGtaagaggagcagagctgggctgggggacaGGGCCCCGCACCCGGTGCCAGCAGGACATCCTCCGAGCTCACTTTCCCATTGGCACACGTGTAtagaggcagctgctgctgggagctgttgTCCTGGGTACCGTTTCTCCCATCTGGTTTGTGGGGTGGGCCGTGGGGGGAGCAGGCTCGCTgagccccacagacccccccctcccccagcctcAGTTTACAGCTCAGCTTACGCTCTGGGGTAGTGTTTCTAACCACCACGTTTGTCTTGCGTTTAGTTGGCAAATAATAATATAAGCTGCAGGGCTTGCGTGTCGTGTTTGTGCCCTGTAGGATGCTGGCTTCATCCTCCCAGGCGCTGAGCACTGATCCCTGCTCTGGGAGAGGGTGAGgggcagagagagaagggcacagagctgtcagCCCCGGGGGATCGGGGCGATGCTGTCCCCATCTCCAATCACTTAAAATGGCTGTTTGGGACTGGGAGGCCCCGCTGCTGGGGGAAAGCAGCCCCGCAGCCAGGGTACGGCGGAGAGAAATAGATTTGCTCCTATATTGAGCATAGAGCTTCAACTTTTGGCATCCGCAGCCTGAGTTATTTTAAGCTTGGTTGCAGCTGCCTGCGAGCGGTGACGCTGCTGAGCACCCAGACCTGTCCTGTGTTTATTTGAACGAGGAACAGAGTGGAGAtgcagctctcctctgcattaggGCTGTCCATCTGCTGGAGGAAATGCCATAACCACGGGGCTGGAGATCTGCTCTTTACTCCGctcccctctctctctgtttgCCCCATGGCAGTGTTAGAGACCCGCCCTGCGCCAATGGACTGTTACAGGCAGGAGATGTACTTAATGCTGTAGCCTGCTGCCAATGCTGCACTGTTTTgttcattgtattttttaatcaacaGATTGTAATTTATGCCtatgcaaagaaagaagaaagaccAAGACAAATAAATTATATCAAAACTACTGAGAGGTGGTTGGGTGGTTGGTGTGTTGGCAGGTGAGAACGAGATGCAGTGAGGTGAGAGCATCATTGCTGCAGCTGTTCTTTGGGTATTCTCATACCCAATCCTTATTTTCCAGCTGCCATACTACATACAGGCATGCAGGTTTGCCCGACGCCCTCTCATACAGACCTGAATTCCTTGGGCGGCTTAAGCCGAAGCCTGCAGCCTTGCTTGCTGCCTTCTAGCAGTGCCAcggctctgtgctgtgcccatgACCTGAGGGCTGCCCCAGCCTTGGCTCTCCATTGCAGTTCCCTGTGAGGCCGCTCTGTGTGTGGGGGAAGGCTTTGGCACATGGACAACATCCCCGCACCCCAGAGCTGGCTGGAGCCTGTGCTCACCAATTACAGCAGAACTGCTAAGCTTGGCATTTCCCCACCACTGAGAAGCACCAACTCTTACACAAAGCAAATTCTGTAGGGGCTCAGCTACAGCAACCCTCTGGACTTTGCTCCCTGCTGCAAGCACGGCCTCCTCTCGCAGCCAGCAAAGGAGAGCAGTGCCAGGTGTACATTCTTGTGGCTGGCGGTGTTGGAGCTGCAAGCACTGCTTTTTGCAGAAGGACAAAAAGCCACAGGACAGCCTTTAACTCGGAACaaacttctttaaaatttattttatagatCACGCCAGCCCGAGTGATCTTTGAATGCTGGTCACAAAAGAGATCGCACCGCCTCCTTCACCCCAACTGAAGTAAACCCTCGTCCAGTCTCGGCAGTCTCCTTCATTTGGAGCACAAGGAATGGAGAAAGAGAACACCGCCGCGGCCCTCCGCTCCCCTCAGAAGCAGAGGGCAGTGAAATCTGATGCATTTGATGCTGCCGCAGGGCCAGGACGAAGGCAGCAGGCCCTCGTGCCCCGCTTAGCCACACTTCACACCCTCACAACGCGGGTGCTATTAGTGTCGTAGCCGCCTATGGTTCCCCCCTCTCCAGGAGAGCGCTGGTGTTTAGGCACATAGCTGGGAAAGGACGGGCTGACCTCCCCGCTGCCACCCGTGCTCAGGCCGCTACAGTCTCTAAGGCAAAGTGCACCTCCTCTCTCTGGTGTCCCTCGCCTCACCACGCTGCTTAATGCTTTTGGAGTGCTGATATCCgcagcaggagaggagctctTCCCTCTCAAGCCCTACCGCTTGCTCTCGCTTGGATGGCATTTGAGCCTACCTCCAACTTTGGCTTTCCAGCCTACCTGAAACCAAGTAGTGAACGGAACGAGCTCTACCCTTCTAGCAAGAAACAGGAACAGCCCTCTGGAGAGGGACTACAACCTTGAAGTCTCCCTCTATGAGAAGTCTTCCACTGGGGAAAGAAGAACCTCAAAGAAACTGAAGGTGACCACACCTGCCGGGGAGAGCAGCCATCTGCTGGTGTCCATCTCCTCCCTCCAGACGGCCCTGCACTCCCACCCACAGGGGGTAACTCCTGTCCTGCAGGCAGCCACGGGGAGGCTGAGTGAGAGGAGAGATGAGAACAAACGGGGAACCGATCGCTCACACAGCCTGGGGTTAGAAGACATGATACTGGTAATTGACAGAGCATGCTTGCAGGGCCCTTCCCGAAACTAGAATTTACCATTTACAACTGAATTCattaaaggcagaaaaattaCCGCGTACTTCTAAACCTGAAAGTACTTCTTTAAGTTTGGTCCCTCTTTGGCCAAGAGGGGAGAGAAGACAAATCATATAATCTCTACCACAGCAAAGTTGGGCCAGTGAGTTCTAGAAAACGCTTAGGAAATCCCGGAGCAACCAAAGTCAAGGGGAGGTCATCTTTACCTGGTGTCTGTTCCACCCGTGGGGTCTCTGTCCGTCGAGGTGAGAAGGCTCTTTCTCTGGCTCAAGGGACGGACTGAGTGCTCCTGCACAATATTGTTAATACTGTTCATTGAGCTGCCACAGCCAAGAGAGGCAGGTAGGATTATTCGCTCCAAAATGCACCGAACAGACaataagaaaagcagagaaggggAACAGGATGGGCAAACCACTGCCCATTTAACTCCGTCTCTAAAAAAAGTCTTAACTGCTACTAATGCATCCGAGAAGGATATTTAGTATGGGATTCCTCAACTTAAGatcaataactgcttttcaatttCCTTCCCTCTTCGACCTCCAActaattaattttttcttacCATCATCTCATTCAAATCTCTGTCACTACGACCTGAAATTAAAACCACTTATAGATCGGTTACGATGGGGGAGAACTCAAAACATATCTGTCATGTGGCCACGGCAGTGCAGAAAGTGCCATAGAGAGTCACCCTAAACAATGAGTTTTAACCACTGCAAGTCTGAAATTTCAGGTGTTAGACAGCCCCAGGATTTGAGATAGCATGTGAGAGAGAGCAGCAAGTCCTGGAGACAGAATGGGgtgagggaggagggaggcagcTAACTGGCTCTTCTTGGCTCTATCCAGTCTCTCCTCTCATCTTCATGCAcacaaaatataataaaaactaataacaataaaaactaAGCCCATGATGTACAAAAATGTGTCGacagggggaggaggaaggtgtCAGTTACTCAGTTCTGTGTCTTATCACCTTCATTAGCTTATAAGTTAATGTTCCTCTCCATCTTCTCCtttgaggaggaaggaagatgCTTCTGCAGCCAGTCAGCTGGGATGGGTTTTGGTTTGAGCTGCTCTGGATCTTTTGGATAAGAAatgaagggaaggggaggaattcctcaggaggaggaggagtaaGAAATTTAGCAGCCGCTGGCAGGAGTCACACAGGCTCCTTGAGACTTCACTTTATGGCGCTGACCTCCTCGTCGCCGGCCTCCTCCTCCAACTTTtgactgaaaaacaagaagaggcATCTTAGTATGCAGTGACCTCTACATCGGATCGTCAACGCAGCAGGAGTCCAAAACACACATCCAGATACTGGGATGGTGGCCGTGACCGATCGGCTGCTTACTACTGCgggaaggaaaaaggcagaTGCACCGTGACGGACGGAGCAACAAGACAGACAAACACATTATGAAGTGTGGGCCTTGGAGCTGGGCAAGACCCGATCTCCCAATGTTCTGGATGCTTAACTCCTCTAGGAGTCAGCGGGAGCCACAGAGTTGCATTTGGGCAACTGAATCTCAGATTCCCTTGGCTTTGTGGGGAATGGAAGGAGGGCCCCCCTCCCAGCACTCCTACTAACACGACTCTGTCCCCAGACTCCAGCCAACAAACCCACCATTCTCATTCAAAGTAGCCAAATACCTTGTTGCCCTCACGGATGTGGGGCTCTTCATCCAGTGCAGGCTGATGGGAAGCATCgaggagagagagacagaaatcagCGAGAGCAAAAGCAACACAGACTCTCAGGGGGAGGGACAAAACAAGCGAGGAGCTTTTCCTATAACCACAGTGATTCCACAACAAGGTGATGAGCGATCAATAAGAAGCCACAAGCATAAACACGGGAAAGAACCTCTGCCAGAGGGCCCTCTTTCAGAAGCCAGCCTGGCTCAGAAGTCTGAGACTTGACCAATGGCAACAGTTAAAACTAAAAGGGAGAATGCTGACCAAGACTCCTTACAGTCAGTTTCTGAACCTTTTGCTGCTTACCAGGTAAGTACAGTGAAAGGAGATCTGTGTAATAAAGCTGATAAAATAACTCCTAAAGCTTGCAGTTATGATGGAGTTTCTGTTCCTTTCACAGCTGGGTATCCTTCTTGGAAAAACCAAGCTGAGAAGTCCTAACCAACATGGCAAGTTGGATAAATCTGTTTAGAAAGTGAAAAGCCTTTcctcagaataaaaatatatcccaagctggaagggatccataaGGATCACCAAGCACAACTCCTGGCTCCAGAAAGGAGCACCAAAAAACCAGACCGTACCCTTTTCCTTGGATATCTCCATCTTCTTTCTGTGAGCTGTGCTCGATACCACTACTTGTGTTGCGGTTTCTCTAGTGTGGGGATGCTCCATCTGTCATTCAGACAGTAGAGATCCATTTTGTGAGTGTTTTTTTAGATCCTTTGCTACTTCAGCTACTGGGCATATGAACAACTTTTCCACCATGACCACAGTCAAGTAGTGAGACGCTGCAAAGTGGGGTTATACAGCCTTACTCCTGAGGTCCAATTTTAATTGTCCCAGGCTCCTACACTTCTTGCTGCTGGAAGGTCAGCCATGAAGAGTCATCCAGTCATCAGATAACTCTGATTTTTTGCTGTGAGACTATATTTCCATTTGCTTCTGCCACACGGCGAGTCTCAAGGTGAGTGCAATGAGAGAATAATGGTGGTGTTCTAGAGCATCTTTCCTCCAACAGCTGGaaaacaggctgcacagagctaGAAAAGACAAGCTGCTCCCCTCACTTACCGATGGCTGCAGGGCAGTAGGTGTTGGTGGTGCTGCGGCTGTTGAGGGGGGCTCGTCCCCCACCAGTGGGCCCCCAGTTGCCATCCCAACTGGAGGAACACCATCCTCTCGTTTTGTAAGAGCTCCCTTCTTTGTTGACTGCATCTTGATCTGCTGTGGCTTGGAGTTCATTGGGGAGTTATTGGTGGTCTGGAGTAACTGCGTATCACAAAGGAAGAGGACACAAGCAACATTAAAATTGCTAGGCCAATCTGTTAAGGTTCAgtgtcattttttaaatgaaaagaaaccgGGAGAATTAATACCAACATATACTGGGGAAAGAATACAGACAGCATTCTGTTCAAAGAAATCCTGATGTGCCCTTCACATTCCCTATGGGGCTGAAAGTGCCACTCAGATGAGATGCTACTCAGACCTCCACCACGTGAATCAAAGGGACCAGTTGGAAGCTCTCAGAAGGAGACTAAGCCTTAAGAACCAGAGGCATTTGGGTCACCCCCTGCCTTCTCATCCCCTCATTCGTACCAGCCAAGACCCACCACACAGCAAAGCATATCGGTCATCTGCAACCCACGTCAGGGCTGACGGCTGTGACTGAAGGACAGCTTCTTCCCTCAATTCTCCAGAGCTATCAGGATTCTCCTGCTGGCTTCTCAGCGACACAAGTAGCtaatgggcaaaaaaaaaagtcagactCTTTGGCCTTTACCTTAGTGATGGTACCCACAGCTTTGGTACGGCCTTCACGGAAGACCAGGCGCTGGTCTATATGCAAATATTCTGGGGTCTTGATGAAGCGAAAGTGCACGGTGGCTTTGTCCCCTGTCCGCAGGCAGTCCTTGTCCATGCTGAGAATCGTGGCTGTCTGACGGATGCTGCCACAATGCACTGTGAATGTAATGCACAAAAGCTTTCAACAAAGGGTGTCATTAGAGAAATAAGCTTCAGAAAGACATCTAAGGCAGCTCTTGCTACTTTACGACTAACAGTGCTGAGTTTGATATGTGAAAAATCGACTCTGTACCATAGGCTATATGCGTCACACGTCTGCCTTTGTTCAGtcctcaaagagaaaacacgtatGAGATAGAACAGTTCCCTTTGGATGGAGACTTTATGAAGCACCCTTAACAGAATCCTAGACGCCAAGCAGCTGGGCTAGAAGGCCAGACCCAGAGTGAGTCTATCTGCAGCGGAAGGTAAAGAATCTTTGCACCACGGAGATACAGCTCAGGCAGGCTACAGAAACACTTGGAGTCACAGATCTCCTTTTATGTATTCATCCCCACTACTCTTCTCAGTCTCTTCCCTCCTGTCCCTCTAATGGATTGTTGTTACAGTAAAAGCAAAATCTCAGGCTTCTATTCAGGTTGACAGAGCCATCAGGACCGAAAAGACTACAGCTGAAGTAAACTACCACCACTGGGAAACACAGCTGAGACTGCGCTCTGACACATACCCATGGCCTGATACCGTGGGCTGATGGTGGTGGGGTGATGGAGCACCAGAATCTCTGCTTCAAACTCCCATGATGCTTGCGGATTCAGGCGGGGTGACACCATTACCATTCCTTTCCGGATGGAAGAACGCTTGATCTGAAAAGCAGAGACCCCCCAAAAAAATCTTCAGCACGACTCTCcggagaagaaattttcttctctggatGACTGCATCCAGAAGGATCCTGAGGGATTTCACAGACATTAACTC of the Gallus gallus isolate bGalGal1 chromosome 1, bGalGal1.mat.broiler.GRCg7b, whole genome shotgun sequence genome contains:
- the SUN2 gene encoding SUN domain-containing protein 2, whose product is MSRRSQRLVTSRLYAEDEDGSSSLLGGPQLPFKESTARTAARRKSSGTKRPSPGPSTQTSYYSESLVSESYLGGSRGLAALDDALDGGTYWGRELSSRRRRDTGDTESSKVNGLLESRTYDTYASSSGYSSEDDYAGQLYSAHSSSGSGLRTAASRVGSFLWQVFTAPARFVGWLLSCIATAWHHVTGRSPQLQRVPLSRRYPRLKKSLWWLLLLLLLAAVTYGAWYLYPYGLSAHSFPVFSWWGVGRLSSSDMPGVRDMTALDQGLRGKQQLLARFQALEKRFEALEAAVSRWELGVAGGEPPPTGDVLGLLDGLLGRRQAGMEERLRSDVTGHLQGELDALRTQLQADMDKRLGKMAQASQEMEARLQELSREWQRSVQEELQGSWQRATGELQQEVSALRRELAGLRSDQEAMGKHLEAVLEQIKATRADVEAQMPAWISRFLAQPRQDTGTAGLLLQREDLQAELRALELRILAQMREERGLAARDSIGVALRQGGAGGVTEEQVHLIVDQALKRYSEDRVGMVDYALESAGASVINTRCSETYETKTALLSLFGIPLWYHSQSPRVILQPDVNPGNCWAFRGSQGFAVIRLSSLIRPTAVTLEHVPKALSPQGTIPSAPKDFTVYGLKEEREEEGLLLGRFTYNQDGDPIQTFYIKGDDVGAFQLVELRVLSNWGHPEYTCIYRFRVHGEPAL